A DNA window from Castanea sativa cultivar Marrone di Chiusa Pesio chromosome 7, ASM4071231v1 contains the following coding sequences:
- the LOC142642874 gene encoding receptor-like protein 6, which produces MRISLLSWHFFIPICSLFLNFGIFVVSQPQTCLSNQRDLLIGLKKSLIFNRTLSTKLLHWNETQFPDCCLWKGVYCSKEGRVVDLDLFNESITGGLDNSSPLFGLHYLQTLNLSFNKLNSSQIPSQFGNLTNLFYLNLSNSGFAGQIPSDIANLKRLVTLDLSNNFLLGYSMLEIKKPNLATLIKNFGELKELYLDGVYISAPGNEWCQALSSSVPNLRVLSMSDCYLSGPFDYSLQKLQSLSIILLDFNLFNAPVPDFFANFANLTSLGLSACGLHGTFPEKVFRILTLQTIDLSNNELLQGSLPEFLPNGSLQSLLLSGTIFSGALPDSIGNLAMLSRIDLSSCNFNGSIPNSIGNLTQLVYLDMSVNNFTGPIPSFSMAKNLTEINLFHNDLTGKIHSLIWKDLLKLVTLDLGYNSLEGTIPDSLFSLPSLQLLRLSNNQFSGRLEFNVSSTLLNTLDLSSNNLEGPVPTSVFQLKGLKVLSLSSNNLSGPFQLNKFQQSRNLSNLDLSYNSLSIEYIETNSSSSSFPQITTLRLASCNLKTFPYFLTNQSTLNFLDLSQNQIHGEIPNWIWKFYDLIYLDLSYNHLTMTPEVALFNLSGISVLDLHSNQLEGELPDLPPSATYLDFSMNNFNSAIPASVGDSLYSAYFFSLSSNKFHGGIPQSLCTATYLQVLDLSNNTLDGMIPQCLIEMSENFEFEVLDVRRNKLSGTISDTFSGNCGLQTLNLNKNLLEGTVPRSLGNCKSLGVFDIGNNYIEDTLPCHLRSISRLRVLVLRSNKFHGSIHCEGSNAPWPMLQILDLASNHFTGPLPRKSLSTWKAMTNNEDVAQSELKHLEFDALGVTQYRYLDVTTVTMKGQEMELGKILTVFTSFDLSCNHLDGPIPDNIGILNSLYILNLSHNAFVGQIPPSLGKLSHLESLDLSSNQLSGEIPVQLADGLTFLSVLNLSFNQLFGPIPCVKQFGTFLEASYEGNKGLCGCVLKTKCESAEPSLPPSEDIHLKSRPSINWNCLSAELGFFSGFGMVIGPLIYWKRWRILYYKHVDDIFFRIYLQLHLGGQLYQRMLAHRNVGRRY; this is translated from the coding sequence ATGAGAATTTCACTCCTTTCATGGCATTTCTTCATACCCATTTGCTCACTTTTCCTAAACTTTGGTATTTTTGTGGTGTCTCAACCTCAAACATGTCTTAGCAATCAGCGAGACTTGTTGATCGGATTGAAGAAAAGTCTCATCTTCAACCGTACATTGTCCACAAAACTGTTGCACTGGAATGAAACTCAGTTTCCTGATTGCTGTTTGTGGAAAGGTGTATACTGCAGCAAGGAGGGACGTGTTGTTGATCTCGACTTGTTCAACGAGTCCATCACGGGTGGACTTGACAATTCAAGTCCCCTTTTTGGTCTCCATTATCTTCAGACCCTGAATTTGTCTTTCAACAAGTTGAACTCTTCACAAATTCCATCTCAGTTCGGCAATCTAAcgaatttgttttatttgaacCTGTCAAATTCTGGCTTTGCGGGGCAGATTCCTTCAGATATTGCTAACCTGAAAAGGTTGGTTACTCTTGATTTGTCTAACAATTTTTTGCTGGGTTATTCCATGCTGGAAATTAAGAAACCAAATTTAGCTACGCTAATAAAGAATTTTGGGGAGCTAAAGGAACTTTATCTTGATGGTGTATATATATCAGCACCAGGGAACGAATGGTGTCAGGCCTTATCTTCTTCAGTGCCAAATCTAAGGGTGTTGAGCATGTCTGATTGTTATCTTTCAGGGCCTTTTGATTACTCCTTACAGAAGCTTCAGTCTCTCTCAATTATTCTTCTCGATTTTAATCTCTTTAATGCCCCCGTTCCAGATTTTTTTGCGAATTTCGCAAATTTGACTTCCTTGGGTCTCAGTGCTTGTGGATTGCATGGAACATTTCCAGAAAAAGTCTTCCGGATTCTGACACTGCAGACAATTGACTTGTCAAATAATGAACTACTTCAAGGTTCTTTGCCAGAGTTTCTTCCAAATGGTTCTCTTCAATCACTGCTGCTTAGTGGTACAATATTTTCAGGGGCACTGCCAGATTCTATTGGTAACCTTGCCATGTTGTCAAGAATAGATCTTTCAAGTTGCAATTTCAACGGATCAATACCGAACTCTATAGGAAATCTTACTCAATTGGTTTATTTGGACATGTCAGTCAACAACTTCACCGGACCAATTCCATCATTCAGCATGGCCAAGAATTTGACAGAGATAAACCTTTTCCATAATGATCTAACAGGTAAGATTCATTCCCTTATCTGGAAAGATCTTCTGAAACTGGTCACTCTTGACCTGGGTTACAATTCACTTGAAGGGACTATTCCGGACTCCCTGTTTTCCCTTCCATCATTGCAATTATTACGACTTTCCAACAACCAATTTTCTGGTCgacttgaatttaatgtgtCTTCTACCCTACTGAACACCCTTGATTTGAGTAGCAACAACTTGGAAGGGCCAGTACCAACGTCTGTCTTTCAACTTAAAGGTCTTAAGGTTCTCTCACTTTCTTCTAACAACTTAAGTGGACCCTTTCAGCTAAACAAGTTTCAGCAGTCGAGAAACCTTTCCAATCTTGATCTTTCATACAACAGCTTGTCGATTGAATATATTGAAACTaattcttcatcatcttcctttCCCCAAATTACTACATTAAGGTTGGCTTCTTGCAATTTGAAGACTTTTCCTTATTTCTTGACAAACCAATCCACATTAAACTTTCTAGACCTCTCACAAAACCAGATTCATGGAGAGATTCCTAACTGGATTTGGAAATTTTATGATCTCATTTACTTAGACCTTTCTTATAACCACCTGACGATGACTCCGGAAGTAGCTTTATTCAATCTTTCAGGTATAAGTGTCCTAGACCTTCACTCCAACCAGCTTGAGGGGGAACTTCCGGATCTTCCACCATCTGCCACATACTTGGATTTTTCGATGAATAATTTCAACTCGGCCATACCAGCTAGCGTTGGTGACTCCCTTTATTCAGcttatttcttctctctttcaagCAATAAATTCCATGGGGGTATCCCTCAATCATTGTGCACCGCTACATATCTTCAAGTTCTTGATCTGTCTAATAATACCCTGGATGGCATGATTCCCCAATGCTTAATCGAGATGAGTGAGAATTTCGAATTTGAAGTGCTGGATGTAAGGAGAAACAAACTCAGTGGCACAATAAGTGATACATTTTCAGGAAATTGTGGTTTACAAACGCTAAATCTCAACAAAAACCTACTTGAAGGAACAGTACCAAGGTCTTTAGGCAATTGCAAAAGTTTGGGGGTCTTTGACATTGGGAACAACTACATCGAAGATACCTTGCCATGTCACTTGAGGAGCATATCCAGGTTGCGTGTCCTTGTCTTGCGGTCTAACAAATTTCATGGATCCATTCATTGTGAAGGATCAAATGCTCCATGGCCAATGCTTCAAATTTTAGACCTCGCTTCAAACCATTTTACCGGTCCACTTCCAAGAAAATCCCTCTCTACCTGGAAGGCAATGACAAACAATGAAGATGTGGCACAATCAGAGCTCAAACACCTCGAATTTGATGCCCTAGGAGTCACTCAATATCGTTATCTAGATGTAACAACAGTTACCATGAAAGGCCAAGAAATGGAGTTAGGGAAGATATTAACTGTTTTCACCTCCTTTGACCTTTCATGCAACCATCTTGATGGGCCAATACCAGACAATATAGGAATACTCAATTCCTTGTATATTCTTAATTTGTCGCACAATGCTTTCGTAGGCCAAATTCCACCATCTCTAGGAAAATTAAGTCATCTTGAGTCACTAGACCTGTCAAGCAATCAGCTTAGCGGAGAGATCCCTGTGCAACTTGCAGATGGTCTTACCTTCTTATCAGTCCTAAACCTCTCGTTTAATCAATTGTTTGGGCCAATTCCATGTGTCAAGCAATTTGGTACATTTTTGGAAGCTTCCTATGAAGGGAACAAAGGATTATGTGGGTGTGTTTTAAAGACAAAATGTGAATCTGCAGAGCCAAGTTTGCCACCATCTGAAGATATTCACTTGAAATCTAGGCCTTCGATTAATTGGAATTGCTTAAGCGCTGAACTGGGATTTTTTTCGGGCTTTGGGATGGTTATTGGGCCGCTTATCTATTGGAAGAGGTGGAGAATACTGTATTACAAACATGTTGATGACATTTTTTTCAGAATCTACCTACAGTTACACCTTGGGGGGCAACTATACCAACGAATGCTAGCACATAGGAATGTGGGGCGGAGGTACTAA
- the LOC142642728 gene encoding RING-H2 finger protein ATL1-like yields MGSFLEESSGLLVTHLLYKAALVIAVVRWVFLYCWAFRVRSRSSDEAEADAEAEASSQMIKDNLILTTFGDFTERLAEESNSCDTCAVCLNKLRVQDEVRELRNCCHVFHRECIDRWVDHDHQNQTTCPLCRAPLLTSSQFQNSLNSWGSCRAQQPSWAVERILYLFGDDLL; encoded by the coding sequence ATGGGTTCCTTTTTGGAAGAGTCCTCGGGTTTGCTAGTAACTCATCTGCTATACAAGGCAGCTCTTGTAATTGCAGTGGTGAGATGGGTCTTCTTGTACTGTTGGGCTTTCAGAGTCAGAAGTAGGTCTTCTGATGAGGCTGAGGCAGATGCAGAGGCAGAGGCTTCTTCTCAGATGATAAAAGACAATCTCATACTGACCACCTTTGGTGATTTCACAGAGAGATTGGCAGAGGAGAGTAACAGTTGTGACACCTGTGCTGTGTGCTTGAACAAGCTAAGAGTACAAGATGAGGTAAGAGAGCTCAGGAACTGTTGCCATGTCTTCCACAGGGAATGCATTGATAGATGGGTAGATCATGATCATCAGAACCAGACAACTTGTCCACTTTGTAGAGCCCCTTTGCTGACTTCTTCACAATTCCAGAACAGTTTAAATAGTTGGGGATCCTGCAGAGCTCAGCAGCCCAGCTGGGCAGTTGAAAGAATTCTATACCTCTTTGGGGACGATCTGCTCTAA
- the LOC142641976 gene encoding uncharacterized protein LOC142641976, with amino-acid sequence MSLEPPPFQEAARCDVCKCSFNTFRRRHHCRCCGRTLCHEHSSDQLALPQFGIYSPVRVCADCFNDRSRSGKDDPQASLNGIGRVTDKVSKLDIDADVDLKDGPTAEHQSVSVIPECKCGMPLCICEAAPSTDALPLQREITSTFTQTNPKPKKQDSVPRNKGATSNNKLSSVFNLGQATSDTLNKPQMDYEPNGEGLREAIKNGDTAAVKKLLSEGVDANYHDKQGLSLLHLAALFNRTDIVFILMESGASMDYKNAQGETPLDCAPATLQHKMRKKLEEGEAMHEHIPE; translated from the exons atgtCATTGGAGCCACCCCCTTTTCAGGAAGCAGCGCGCTGCGACGTTTGCAAATGCAGCTTCAACACTTTCCGGCGAAGG CATCACTGCCGATGTTGTGGGAGGACGTTGTGTCATGAACACTCATCAGATCAAttg GCGTTACCGCAATTTGGCATTTACTCGCCTGTTAGAGTTTGCGCTGACTGTTTTAATGACCGCTCTCG GTCTGGGAAAGATGATCCACAAGCTTCTTTAAATGGGATTGGACGTGTAACAGATAAAGTTTCTAAATTAGACATAGATGCAGATGTAGATTTGAAGGATGGACCAACTGCAGAGCATCAATCTGTGTCAGTCATTCCAGAGTGCAAGTGTGGAATGCCTCTATGTATTTGTGAAGCAGCCCCTTCCACTGATGCACTTCCTCTTCAG AGAGAAATTACTTCAACCTTCACTCAGacaaatccaaaaccaaagaaGCAGGACTCTGTTCCAAGAAATAAAGGCGCCACATCTAATAACAAGTTGAG TTCTGTTTTTAATCTTGGTCAAGCAACCAGCGATACTTTGAATAAGCCTCAGATGGATTATGAACCCAATGGGGAG GGTTTAAGAGAAGCTATAAAGAACGGTGACACTGCTGCGGTCAAGAAACTTCTGAGTGAG GGTGTGGATGCAAATTACCACGATAAGCAAGGATTATCTTTGCTACATTTG GCAGCACTCTTTAATCGAACTGATATAGTCTTCATCCTCATGGAATCTGGAGCAAGCATGGATTACAAGAATGCACAGG GAGAAACACCATTGGATTGTGCTCCTGCTACTTTGCAACACAAGATGCGAAAGAAGCTGGAAGAAGGCGAGGCTATGCATGAGCACATTCCAGAGTAA